The Pseudoliparis swirei isolate HS2019 ecotype Mariana Trench chromosome 16, NWPU_hadal_v1, whole genome shotgun sequence genome includes a window with the following:
- the tfap2a gene encoding transcription factor AP-2-alpha isoform X3: MRMLWKLTDNIKYEDCEDRHDGSSNGTARLPQLGGVGQSPYTSAPPLSHTPNSDFQPPYFPPPYQPIYPQSQDPYSHVNDPYSLNSLHAQPQPQHPGWPGQRQSQESGLLHQHRGLPHQLCREYRREVLLPSGHGIDTGLSDSISLHGIPHSLDDVQSVDDQGIHIPDQTVIKKGPVSLSKNNNINAIPLNKDGLFGGVVNPNEVFCSVPGRLSLLSSTSKYKVTVAEVQRRLSPPECLNASLLGGVLRRAKSKNGGRSLREKLDKIGLNLPAGRRKAANVTLLTSLVEGEAVHLARDFGYVCETEFPAKAIAEYVNRQHSDPNEQVQRKNMLLATKQVCKEFTDLLSQDRSPLGNSRPQPILEPGIQSCLTHFSLISHGFGTPALCAAVTALQNYLTEAVKAMDKMYLNNNPNSHSDNGTKGGDKDEKHRK; the protein is encoded by the exons ATGAGAATGCTTTGGAAATTAACTgataacattaaatatgaagaTTGCGAG GACCGTCACGACGGCTCCAGCAATGGGACAGCCAGGCTACCTCAGCTGGGCGGCGTGGGCCAGAGTCCCTACACTAGCGCCCCTCCGCTCTCCCACACACCGAACTCGGACTTCCAGCCCCCGTACTTCCCTCCGCCCTACCAGCCCATCTACCCGCAGTCTCAGGACCCTTACTCGCACGTCAACGACCCGTACTCCCTCAACTCACTGCACGCCCAGCCGCAGCCGCAGCACCCGGGATGGCCGGGCCAGAGGCAGAGTCAGGAGAGCGGCCTGCTACACCAGCACCGCGGCCTGCCCCACCAGCTGTGCCGGGAGTACCGCAGGGAAGTGCTCCTACCGTCCGGCCATGGCATCGATACGGGACTGTCGgactctatctctctccatGGAATACCTCACTCTTTAGACGACGTTCAG TCGGTTGATGATCAAGGAATTCACATTCCCGACCAGACTGTAATTAAAAAAG GTCCAGTGTCTTTATCcaagaacaacaacatcaacgcCATCCCCCTAAATAAGGACGGTCTTTTTGGAGGAGTGGTAAACCCCAACGAGGTGTTCTGCTCGGTTCCGGGTCGACTGTCCCTCCTCAGCTCCACATCAAAGTACAAGGTCACAGTGGCAGAGGTTCAGAGACGCCTCTCGCCGCCCGAGTGCCTCAACGCTTCTCTGCTGGGCGGGGTGCTGAGGAG GGCCAAGTCTAAGAATGGAGGAAGATCCTTAAGGGAGAAGCTGGATAAAATCGGCTTGAATCTACCTGCAGGCAGACGCAAGGCAGCCAACGTCACCTTGCTGACGTCACTAGTCGAAG gCGAAGCGGTTCATCTTGCCAGGGATTTTGGTTATGTATGCGAGACCGAGTTTCCAGCCAAGGCAATAGCTGAATATGTAAACCGTCAGCATTCCGACCCAAACGAACAAGTCCAAAGAAAAAACATGTTATTGGCCACAAA GCAAGTCTGCAAAGAGTTCACAGACCTGCTGTCCCAGGACCGCTCGCCGCTCGGGAACTCTCGGCCGCAGCCCATTCTCGAACCGGGAATCCAGAGCTGTTTGACCCACTTCAGTCTAATTTCGCACGGCTTCGGGACCCCGGCACTGTGCGCGGCAGTCACGGCTCTGCAGAACTATCTGACCGAGGCTGTCAAAGCCATGGACAAAATGTACCTCAACAACAACCCCAACAGTCACTCAGATAACGGCACTAAAGGCGGAGACAAAGACGAGAAGCACAGAAAGTGA
- the tmem14ca gene encoding transmembrane protein 14C, with the protein MSVDWVGYGYAALIATGGAIGFVKAGSTPSLAAGLIFGGLAGLGAYQISNDPKNIWVSLATSGALAGVMGKRFYGSRKFMPAGLIAGASLLMMGKLSMTLLQKPQES; encoded by the exons ATGTCTGTGGATTGGGTCGGATATGGATATGCAGCCCTGATCGCAACCGGGGGAGCCATTGGTTTTGTTAAAGCAG GCAGTACCCCCTCCCTTGCTGCGGGTCTTATCTTCGGTGGCCTCGCTGGTTTGGGCGCCTACCAGATCTCCAATGACCCTAAGAATATTTGGGTGTCCCTCG CTACATCCGGAGCTCTGGCTGGCGTCATGGGAAAGAGGTTCTATGGGTCCAGGAAGTTCATGCCAGCTGGCTTGATTGCTGGAGCAAG TCTTCTGATGATGGGAAAGCTCAGTATGACGCTGCTCCAGAAACCGCAGGAGTCCTGA
- the tfap2a gene encoding transcription factor AP-2-alpha isoform X2 — protein MLVHSFSAMDRHDGSSNGTARLPQLGGVGQSPYTSAPPLSHTPNSDFQPPYFPPPYQPIYPQSQDPYSHVNDPYSLNSLHAQPQPQHPGWPGQRQSQESGLLHQHRGLPHQLCREYRREVLLPSGHGIDTGLSDSISLHGIPHSLDDVQSVDDQGIHIPDQTVIKKGPVSLSKNNNINAIPLNKDGLFGGVVNPNEVFCSVPGRLSLLSSTSKYKVTVAEVQRRLSPPECLNASLLGGVLRRAKSKNGGRSLREKLDKIGLNLPAGRRKAANVTLLTSLVEGEAVHLARDFGYVCETEFPAKAIAEYVNRQHSDPNEQVQRKNMLLATKQVCKEFTDLLSQDRSPLGNSRPQPILEPGIQSCLTHFSLISHGFGTPALCAAVTALQNYLTEAVKAMDKMYLNNNPNSHSDNGTKGGDKDEKHRK, from the exons ATGTTGGTACACAGTTTTTCCGCGATG GACCGTCACGACGGCTCCAGCAATGGGACAGCCAGGCTACCTCAGCTGGGCGGCGTGGGCCAGAGTCCCTACACTAGCGCCCCTCCGCTCTCCCACACACCGAACTCGGACTTCCAGCCCCCGTACTTCCCTCCGCCCTACCAGCCCATCTACCCGCAGTCTCAGGACCCTTACTCGCACGTCAACGACCCGTACTCCCTCAACTCACTGCACGCCCAGCCGCAGCCGCAGCACCCGGGATGGCCGGGCCAGAGGCAGAGTCAGGAGAGCGGCCTGCTACACCAGCACCGCGGCCTGCCCCACCAGCTGTGCCGGGAGTACCGCAGGGAAGTGCTCCTACCGTCCGGCCATGGCATCGATACGGGACTGTCGgactctatctctctccatGGAATACCTCACTCTTTAGACGACGTTCAG TCGGTTGATGATCAAGGAATTCACATTCCCGACCAGACTGTAATTAAAAAAG GTCCAGTGTCTTTATCcaagaacaacaacatcaacgcCATCCCCCTAAATAAGGACGGTCTTTTTGGAGGAGTGGTAAACCCCAACGAGGTGTTCTGCTCGGTTCCGGGTCGACTGTCCCTCCTCAGCTCCACATCAAAGTACAAGGTCACAGTGGCAGAGGTTCAGAGACGCCTCTCGCCGCCCGAGTGCCTCAACGCTTCTCTGCTGGGCGGGGTGCTGAGGAG GGCCAAGTCTAAGAATGGAGGAAGATCCTTAAGGGAGAAGCTGGATAAAATCGGCTTGAATCTACCTGCAGGCAGACGCAAGGCAGCCAACGTCACCTTGCTGACGTCACTAGTCGAAG gCGAAGCGGTTCATCTTGCCAGGGATTTTGGTTATGTATGCGAGACCGAGTTTCCAGCCAAGGCAATAGCTGAATATGTAAACCGTCAGCATTCCGACCCAAACGAACAAGTCCAAAGAAAAAACATGTTATTGGCCACAAA GCAAGTCTGCAAAGAGTTCACAGACCTGCTGTCCCAGGACCGCTCGCCGCTCGGGAACTCTCGGCCGCAGCCCATTCTCGAACCGGGAATCCAGAGCTGTTTGACCCACTTCAGTCTAATTTCGCACGGCTTCGGGACCCCGGCACTGTGCGCGGCAGTCACGGCTCTGCAGAACTATCTGACCGAGGCTGTCAAAGCCATGGACAAAATGTACCTCAACAACAACCCCAACAGTCACTCAGATAACGGCACTAAAGGCGGAGACAAAGACGAGAAGCACAGAAAGTGA
- the tfap2a gene encoding transcription factor AP-2-alpha isoform X1, with protein sequence MSIMGKMGEWQDRHDGSSNGTARLPQLGGVGQSPYTSAPPLSHTPNSDFQPPYFPPPYQPIYPQSQDPYSHVNDPYSLNSLHAQPQPQHPGWPGQRQSQESGLLHQHRGLPHQLCREYRREVLLPSGHGIDTGLSDSISLHGIPHSLDDVQSVDDQGIHIPDQTVIKKGPVSLSKNNNINAIPLNKDGLFGGVVNPNEVFCSVPGRLSLLSSTSKYKVTVAEVQRRLSPPECLNASLLGGVLRRAKSKNGGRSLREKLDKIGLNLPAGRRKAANVTLLTSLVEGEAVHLARDFGYVCETEFPAKAIAEYVNRQHSDPNEQVQRKNMLLATKQVCKEFTDLLSQDRSPLGNSRPQPILEPGIQSCLTHFSLISHGFGTPALCAAVTALQNYLTEAVKAMDKMYLNNNPNSHSDNGTKGGDKDEKHRK encoded by the exons ATGTCAATTATGGGCAAAATGGGGGAATGGCAG GACCGTCACGACGGCTCCAGCAATGGGACAGCCAGGCTACCTCAGCTGGGCGGCGTGGGCCAGAGTCCCTACACTAGCGCCCCTCCGCTCTCCCACACACCGAACTCGGACTTCCAGCCCCCGTACTTCCCTCCGCCCTACCAGCCCATCTACCCGCAGTCTCAGGACCCTTACTCGCACGTCAACGACCCGTACTCCCTCAACTCACTGCACGCCCAGCCGCAGCCGCAGCACCCGGGATGGCCGGGCCAGAGGCAGAGTCAGGAGAGCGGCCTGCTACACCAGCACCGCGGCCTGCCCCACCAGCTGTGCCGGGAGTACCGCAGGGAAGTGCTCCTACCGTCCGGCCATGGCATCGATACGGGACTGTCGgactctatctctctccatGGAATACCTCACTCTTTAGACGACGTTCAG TCGGTTGATGATCAAGGAATTCACATTCCCGACCAGACTGTAATTAAAAAAG GTCCAGTGTCTTTATCcaagaacaacaacatcaacgcCATCCCCCTAAATAAGGACGGTCTTTTTGGAGGAGTGGTAAACCCCAACGAGGTGTTCTGCTCGGTTCCGGGTCGACTGTCCCTCCTCAGCTCCACATCAAAGTACAAGGTCACAGTGGCAGAGGTTCAGAGACGCCTCTCGCCGCCCGAGTGCCTCAACGCTTCTCTGCTGGGCGGGGTGCTGAGGAG GGCCAAGTCTAAGAATGGAGGAAGATCCTTAAGGGAGAAGCTGGATAAAATCGGCTTGAATCTACCTGCAGGCAGACGCAAGGCAGCCAACGTCACCTTGCTGACGTCACTAGTCGAAG gCGAAGCGGTTCATCTTGCCAGGGATTTTGGTTATGTATGCGAGACCGAGTTTCCAGCCAAGGCAATAGCTGAATATGTAAACCGTCAGCATTCCGACCCAAACGAACAAGTCCAAAGAAAAAACATGTTATTGGCCACAAA GCAAGTCTGCAAAGAGTTCACAGACCTGCTGTCCCAGGACCGCTCGCCGCTCGGGAACTCTCGGCCGCAGCCCATTCTCGAACCGGGAATCCAGAGCTGTTTGACCCACTTCAGTCTAATTTCGCACGGCTTCGGGACCCCGGCACTGTGCGCGGCAGTCACGGCTCTGCAGAACTATCTGACCGAGGCTGTCAAAGCCATGGACAAAATGTACCTCAACAACAACCCCAACAGTCACTCAGATAACGGCACTAAAGGCGGAGACAAAGACGAGAAGCACAGAAAGTGA